GTGTGAGCCGGCATCCCCTGCCACCCGGCAGTCGTCCGACGACGCCAGGGCCCCGGTGGTCACCGGCCACAAGCCCAAGGGCAAGGACGTCATCGACGTGGTGGCGGACTGCGGCGCCAAGGGCGACGGACGCACCGACGACAGCCGGGCGTTCGCCCGCGCGTACTCCTACGCGGCCGGCCGGGTGTGGGACCACATCGGGCGCACCGTGATCGACATACCGGCCGGCACCTACCTCATACGCAAGCCCCACGCCCTGCTCAACGCCACCGGAGGAAAGCTCAAGGCCAATGGCTTACGGTTCCGCGGGGCCGGCAAACGCATGACACAGCTGCTCTTCGCACCGGCCGAGGCCGACAACGCCTATCTGTGCCGCAACGAGGACAGCTGGGCGAATGTGATGTTCGAGCAGCTGGGCTTTGTCGCCGCCACCCCCGGCGCCTCGTTCTTCTACTCCTACTCGACCGGCCAGGCCCAGGACTACCGCTTCACCGAATGCGAGTGGACCGGCGAGTGGACCTACGGCCTGGCGCTCGACGGCAGCAACACCAACTCGGAGATGCGCTGGGACGCCTGCCGTGTGGGGGGTGCCTACCGCAAGGCGTTCCTGTACTCCGGACTGTCCGAGAAGTCGCTGAGCCACCGCCAGCAGGACCAGTTCCTCAACTACTGGTTCAACGACATGAAGGTCGAGTACGCCTGGGGCAACTTCCTGGAGTTCCCCTACGGCGGTTCCATCACCTGCCGCGGCGGCTCCTACATCGTCACCGGCCGCCGCCCCGAGGACTCCGCCGACTACGGGCGCACCAGCACCTTCTTCCGCTTCCCGCGCGGTCCGCACCACGACTCCGTACAGCGCTTCCACGCCGAGGACATCCGCT
This genomic stretch from Streptomyces nigrescens harbors:
- a CDS encoding glycosyl hydrolase family 28-related protein; this translates as MAGRTSPSTGGADRRTVLAGTAAALAAALTGCEPASPATRQSSDDARAPVVTGHKPKGKDVIDVVADCGAKGDGRTDDSRAFARAYSYAAGRVWDHIGRTVIDIPAGTYLIRKPHALLNATGGKLKANGLRFRGAGKRMTQLLFAPAEADNAYLCRNEDSWANVMFEQLGFVAATPGASFFYSYSTGQAQDYRFTECEWTGEWTYGLALDGSNTNSEMRWDACRVGGAYRKAFLYSGLSEKSLSHRQQDQFLNYWFNDMKVEYAWGNFLEFPYGGSITCRGGSYIVTGRRPEDSADYGRTSTFFRFPRGPHHDSVQRFHAEDIRFEVRDPDTVVIDCAWDSGTVHFNDCDDTANAFKSFAEESSPHRYRIGSRGPLVRYDSCQLSGQHSYEQDGGGAGPRARYDMCRLRNHSPQDFIKGADGRVKFVDCLGA